In bacterium, the sequence GCGGTTAATTCCAAATTGTGCATTTGGAACGGTTTGGGAGTGAATAGCCCCGAGCTTAAGCTCGGGGGCACTGGTGCAAACAAAATCCTTGGGGTTTTAACCCCGAACCTGGATGACCTGATTTCGCGCTGGGTTGGAGATACGAAACGAAAATTTCCTATTACATAATTTGGGTTAATCATTGCGGTTCTTCCGTTTTATGGTTCATCCGTTCTTTTGTTCTTTGTTATTTTTTATACAAGGAGTTATACGCAATGGATATTTCAATTAAAAATATCGGATGGATAGAAGTTATTTGTGGCAGTATGTTTTCTGGAAAGAGTGAAGAGTTAATTAAACGGCTCCGTCGCTGCCAAATAGCGAAACAGAAAATTGCGGTATTCAAACCGCAACGTGATACTCGATATAGTGAAACTGAAATCGTGAGTCATAATCAAGCACGGATTCCATCTATTTCGGTTCGTGATAGTGCTGAGTTATATCAGAACGTTGATGCAGAAGTTCAGGTGGTTGGAATTGATGAAGCACAATTTTTCGATTCCGGATTAGTTGCGGTTTGTGAGAAGCTCGCAAATGAAGGGAAACGGGTTATCGTTGCCGGACTCGACCAGGATTATCTCGGCAGACCATTTGAACCGATACCGCAACTGATGGCAGTAGCGGAATATGTTACTAAAGCGTTAGCGATATGCGTAGTTTGTGGGAATCCAGCGAACCGGTCGTATCGGAAAGTGCAAAGTGAAGAACGAATCTTGCTCGGGAGCCAGGATACGTACGAACCGCGCTGCCGTCGCTGTTTCCAGCCGTTCGGGGAAGAAAAACAACTTGAAATAAAGTAAAGTATCTTAGTTGCAACGACGGTAAAAAGACAAACCGATTGACCATGCAAAATAGGTTTTCATAGTATCCGGTGCATCGACGTTAACATACTCTGCGGTTAGTGTATTTCCATAAACCAACCTGAATTTGGCAATGAACCTACCCGAGAAATTATTACGGTATATTAGCATCTCCATTGTTCCGATAATCTGGTTGATTCTAATCGGGCTCCTGTATTATCGGAATAGCCAGCATTCAATCCTGGAATCCGAACCAAAAATATCATTTGATACCGGCGATGTTATTCTCCGCGAAGAATGGAAACGAATCTATTTAAATAATGAACCAGTGGGATATTCGAAAGTATCGTTGCAAGAAGGTTCTTTCGCTAATAAGAAGGTATATGTGTTGAATAACGAGACGAATTTATATCTGCTCGTTGCGGGGATGAATCAGGATATTCAATTCGCTGGAACGGTAACGCTTGACCGTGATTTAACATTGCTCCAGTTTAATCAGGAATTGAAAGCTGGCAGACAACGGTTTCGGGTACGTGGGATTTTCGGAAATAACCAGTTGCGGGTATGGATTGGCAGCGGTACGAATGAAACTGAACGGCGGATTCCGCTTACCCAACGATGTTATGCTCCCGACGTAGTCCATTTGCTGATGTTACAAGATAAATTTCCGCTTGGAAAAAAATATCGGATACCGATATTTGACCCGACAACATTATCCGCGCAAGTAATTGAAGCTGAAACAGTTGGCAAGACTACGGTTGAGCTAAACGGTCAGAAGTATCCTGCGTATGAAATTAAAGAAACGGTTAAAGGAGTAACGCAAACCGTTTGGGTGAATAGTAAGGGCGAAGTGCTCAAAGAAGAAGCACGGTTAGCTGGATTAACCTTGCTCGCGATGAAAGAATTCGAACCGGATAAAACGAAATTGCACGTGGTTCGACGGTCAACGCAAGATTTATTATTCACCAGCAGTATTCCAGCGAATCGGGAAATTGCGAACCCGCGACAAGTAACCGAACTAACCGTTCGACTTTCGGATATTTCTGAAGAACAAATTGCCCAACTCGACTTAATACCTTCGAAAGAAATCTCCAGAAACGGGGTTATTCTCTGGATTCAAACCGTAGATTTATCGAAATTGCCACCGTATATGCAAGAAGTAAATACAAAAGAGTTTATACAATATCTTGCGCCGTCAATGTTAGTCCAGAGCACCGACCCTGAAATATATAAAACTGCACTGAACATTATCGGGAACAACCGAGATGCAGTACGAAATTCGATTAAATTAACCCAATGGGTATATCGGAATATCCGAAAAAAAATCTTGGTTAGCGTTCCTTCGGCCGTTGAAGTGTTAAAAAATCGGGAAGGGGATTGCAACGAGCATGCGGTATTATTAGCGGCGTTATCGCGGTCGGTTGGGATTCCAACGAAAATTGTTGCTGGGTTGGTATATAAAGATGGATATTTCTTTTACCATGCATGGAACGAAGTCTGGGTCGGGCAATGGGTTCCGATCGATGCGACGTTCGGCCAGACCGCCGTTGATGCAACCCATATTAAACTGATTGAAGGTGACCTCGACCAGCAGATAAAATTACTATCCTTAGTCGGGAAAATCAATATTGAAATTTTATAAACCAGATTACACCGATTTATTGAAAACGATTACAGCGATTTAAATCAATGTAATCGGATGTCCTTATCGTTGTACTCATGAATTCCTATGATAGAAATTAAGAATCTGACCAAAAAATTCGACCGCGTGACGGCGGTATCGAATCTGAATTTATCTATCGCTAAAGGAGAATTGTTCGGATTCCTCGGTCCGAACGGCGCTGGGAAAACCACCACGATTAAAATTATG encodes:
- a CDS encoding thymidine kinase, translating into MDISIKNIGWIEVICGSMFSGKSEELIKRLRRCQIAKQKIAVFKPQRDTRYSETEIVSHNQARIPSISVRDSAELYQNVDAEVQVVGIDEAQFFDSGLVAVCEKLANEGKRVIVAGLDQDYLGRPFEPIPQLMAVAEYVTKALAICVVCGNPANRSYRKVQSEERILLGSQDTYEPRCRRCFQPFGEEKQLEIK
- a CDS encoding transglutaminase-like domain-containing protein; the protein is MNLPEKLLRYISISIVPIIWLILIGLLYYRNSQHSILESEPKISFDTGDVILREEWKRIYLNNEPVGYSKVSLQEGSFANKKVYVLNNETNLYLLVAGMNQDIQFAGTVTLDRDLTLLQFNQELKAGRQRFRVRGIFGNNQLRVWIGSGTNETERRIPLTQRCYAPDVVHLLMLQDKFPLGKKYRIPIFDPTTLSAQVIEAETVGKTTVELNGQKYPAYEIKETVKGVTQTVWVNSKGEVLKEEARLAGLTLLAMKEFEPDKTKLHVVRRSTQDLLFTSSIPANREIANPRQVTELTVRLSDISEEQIAQLDLIPSKEISRNGVILWIQTVDLSKLPPYMQEVNTKEFIQYLAPSMLVQSTDPEIYKTALNIIGNNRDAVRNSIKLTQWVYRNIRKKILVSVPSAVEVLKNREGDCNEHAVLLAALSRSVGIPTKIVAGLVYKDGYFFYHAWNEVWVGQWVPIDATFGQTAVDATHIKLIEGDLDQQIKLLSLVGKINIEIL